The genomic window AGAATCCGCGGAGGGGAAAACGTTAACCTATTCCGGAGATACAGGGTACTGCAACGGGATTCTTCGTCTCGCGAAAAAAGTGAATACGTTGGTTCTTGAATGTTCCTTTCCAGATGATCAAGAGGTCGAAGGACATCTTACCCCCAGCCTGTGTGCACAAATTGCGGATGAATCCCAGTGTGACAGATTGGTGTTATCGCACTTTTATCCCGTATTCGATACTTTCAGAAAAGATCACAAACATTTGCCGGATACCCTGAAAGACATTTACAAAGGGGAAATCGTCTTTGCGGAAGACTTTACCAGAATTCCTCTCTAAACCTTTGTTTCCCGGATGAAATGAGCCGTGGTATGAAAAAAGGAAAATCGCATGACAAAGTGCGGTATGCGTTTCTTGTCTGTGATATGTTAAATGATTTTGTCAAAGAAGGTGCCGCCCTTGAAGTGCCCAGGGCAAGAACCATCATCGGGAACATGAAAAAAGAACTGAAAAAGGCAAGAAAGAACCGCATTCCCGTTATCTATTGCTGCGATGCACACAAAAATAGTGACCCTGAATTTAACCTATGGCCACGGCATGCGGTAAGGGGCACGGATGGCGCACTGGTTATTGAACAACTCAGGCCACAGAAACGAGATTACAGAGTTCAGAAAACCAGCTATTCCTGTTTCTATAAAACATCTCTGGATAGGATATTAAAAAAATTAGGAATAACCCATGTAATCATAACCGGGGTTGTTACCAATATCTGTGTATTATACACTGCAGCGGATGCCTATATGAGGGGGTATAAAATTGTCGTGCCTGATCATTGTGTCGCAGCGCTTACCATACGAGAGCACCAATTTGCCCTCCAACAGATGAAGCGTATCTTCCATGCGAATGTTATCTCAGTCTTATGATTTTGTGGAAACAGAAAGGGCATATGAAATATATATTTCATATGCCCCTTTTTCTTCAATTCTGGGAAAAAAATGTCTGACAGATCTAGGATAAGGTTATTTTGTACCAAAATTCCTTACAATCTCCACCATCTTCTCAATCATTTCTGGAGACATTTTTCCCTGATAGCCGGGGCATTTCCCTTTTCCTGCATTAATATGTTTTACCAGTCCTTCATCCGTTTTTGAGCTCTGGAATGCTGGATCAGTAAAATCAGGTACTCCATATTCATGTCCTTTGGCAGTGCCCTTGCCACCATTTCCGTGGCAGTAATAACAGCTCTCCTGTACTGCAAAACCAAGGCCGGCAAAAATGGTATAGGGGCTTTTGGTTGTGTCGCCTGGAGTATGATGCGTTAACGCCCAGGCAGAGCTTCCTAAAGAAAGTCCCAATCCTGCAACAACAGGTATAATATACGATAAACGGAACAATTTCATTATTCTATCCCTCCTCATTATAAGTATGCCATGTTAATATATTACGGAACAAGCTTTAGTTCTGACCTATAAATTTTATGACAATTCCTGCAGGCGATGGTTAACCTTCTGAATTGTACCTGGATTTCTTCCAAATCTTTGTTTGCCGCTGCTTTATCAATCTCGTTTGAATGGTAAAGTACCTCGTCATTCAATACGTTATAATTTTTATCCGTTTCGAATTTGCTCTTGGAAGTCTCTGTATCTGCGGTAATTGACTTTGCTGCTGCCGAAAATTTGGCAAAATCACCTTCGCTAGCTGCAGATAGTCCGGTCATTGCCCTCATTGTCTGAAAGTTGTCCCACATTTTTTTGCATAGCTCTCCTTGGCTTGCCTGTCCATAACTAACCGATGACACTGCCGCAATGAACAAGGTAATTGTTCCTGCAAAAATACCTTTTTTTAACCTCATTTTTCCCCTCCTCACTTTCCTTTTTTAAAATTACATATAATCTTCAGACTTTTTATCGAATTTCTCTAAAACCATTATTTCCGATGATAAACCACTAAAATAAAAAAGGGCACTCATTCTTTAATCAGCATCTTATCTCTGAAATTTAGAATTCGCCCCAAACGTATGACCTTTCACTTCACCTCCCTTCGTTACTAAAAAATCTGAGTCGCATCAATGTGACAAGCAATAATTTTACTTTCTTTGAAACTCAAGAAAGGTGCGTTCATCCCTTTCTTCCCCTTCTATCAATAAACTTTATACGAAAGACTGCTTTTTCTCCTTCCATGATAGGATACCAAAAGGGGATTAAAACTATTTCTGAGCAAAGACTCATGCATCTCTGAAGCAGAAAAAAACATGGGAATATGGGGCACAGCGGATAGTAACGAGCTCTTAATTACGATGCTCTGCTCTGATATGGATAACCAGATTAGGTTTTAAACCCATAATTCCCGACACTATATCATTGAAAATAAAACGAGTCAAGCAAAAATTTTAACCAACAATAACGCAAAAACCGGAAGCCTGCCTTAGATTCTTTTCAAAAAGAGCTGCGATCTTTAAATATCCGCTACCAATCTTTTGGCGCACCGGTTTCTTTTGGCGCCGGAATTTCTTCCTGGCCGGGTTGCAATTCGTCCTTTTTCCCAGGGTACAACTGTGGATAAAGATGAATTCCCAAATGCTTGTGGCATACTGCACACGTCTGTCTTAAGCGTCGCACCTGCCATTGCGCATCTTCCAGCGCGCCTCTTTCGTTCTTATGACTGGTAACTTCTAACATCTTTTCAGCCTCTGTCAGCATCAATTTATTGAGGTCCTGATATTTTTTATCATCAGGCCGCGGAAATTTGCTAATCACTACCTTTGCCAACTGAACGATGTTTGCACTCGCTTCGGCTATAACGCTCCAATCATTATCGCTGTATTTATAATATCCTGATATTTGTTCTACCGCTTTATAGCTTTTGTCTATTTCACCCATAATCTTGGCCAATTCACTTTTTTCCTTTTCACCCTTCGGTTTCTCCTCAGCAAAACTATGAGCTGCAACTAAGCATATGACAGCAACCAAACCTGCAAAAATACTATTCCTCGTCAATCTCTTTAACCTCCGTCAATGAAGTACCTTTAATCCGTTCATAACACACGACTCATCCATCACTTTATCGCACGATACATCACTTAAAATTTTATAGTATTCTTTTTTTTGGTTACTTCGAAGAGCGATTCTTCATTTTATAAAAAGTCTAGCATGTCTCATGCCAAAACAACGAAAAACAGCAACCTCTTTATTGGCAAAGTGTTATTGCTGCTCATGTAAAACAATCTTCTTGTTTTATGAAGATTGTTGGTTCAAAGTAACCATAACTATAAGCATCTTGCACTGAAATCTACCAAAAAACTAAAGAGCGGTAATTATAAATAAAAAATACTATATGTCAAATATTTAATTCAAGGCACAGAGAAGAGAGATCGACGTTTGTAAATGTCTGATGTCGCTTATGCCTCAAAGATCATGCAGCTGCTTTATTTAGAAATTACGTAACTATTCAGCGTAATATCGCCCCCTATCGTTACGAGCTGGCAAAATCAGGCAATTTGCCGCGAAATACCATCCGTAATGCCTGACTTAAATTTACCCCTTGTTTTCGACAAGTCGAGAGATAACTACGGATGAGGCAGAAGATCTTCGCTCCGTCCAGAGAACGAAAACAGCCCGATATCTTCTGCTGAACCTTCGTCATCCTGATATCGTTTTCGGCCAGGTTATTCGTGAAGGGGACGTTTTTATTGTCCATAAATCTGAGCACATCACCCTCATACTCCCGTAATCGTTCCAGGAGATTCCGTGCTTTTGTCCTTTTTACCCGCCCTCTTTTCCCCTTACGGTTCGTTTCATCAGGGGGCGGGCTTTCAGCTTCTGCGTTTTGTAATATCCCCCGGTACCTTTGCCGGTATTTCTCAGACTCGCCGTTTTCCAACAAACCCCCCGCATCCTTTACCGCACGGTTTATCTCTTCGAGCAGGGCTTTCATCTCTTTCGCCCACGGTTGCTTCTTATCCTCTTCCCACACCCCCTCCAATTCCCTCAGGTGGTGTGCATTACAGAGCGCATGTGTACAGCGGGTGTAGGTGTAATACGCCTTCAAATGGTCGTGACAAAGAATCCCCCGAAACTGGGGCAGTATCCCGATACTATCCATCGCTTCCGTCCCACGTCTTTCGTGAGGGAAAAAGTGTGTCCACAAACTATTGGATGCACTATGCAGCCAATACCTGTCTCCGTTCTTGTTGATGCTCGTTTCATCTGCCTGCAATACCTCTGATTTGACAAGTTCTTCCTTGGTTTTCCCCTCGAAGGCTTCCAGAGATTCATAGGCATCCTTGTTAAAGTTGTAAAGAGAGCCTTCGCTCAGCGGTATCCCCATCTGCTCCTCAAAATACTCCTGGATCCTCTTATAGAGCTGGCGCATAAGCGAAAAGATTCGTTGTAAATCAGGGAGAAGAGGCGATAGGACGGGGCAATAATTTTGTAAAGTCTACAAAAAGATATCAAGAACGGCAGCATGAAAAGGCTTGTTTTTCAGGGGAGATGAAAAAATATTTGAAGAAAAGAGGGGAAAAATTACAAAATAGTCGTGCCCATCTTGTATAATAAATCAGGCAAACTATTCGAAATACCATACAAGGGAGGGCACAGTGAAATGATACCATTATTGAGGAACACAAGCCAGCAAAAACCATTATTCCATATCATTCATGAAGACGACAGATATTTGCTGAATACCGATGATGCGGAGTGGTTTCAGGTATTGTACCATTTTCGATACGAAAGATATGTGGGGTTTGGAGTAGACTATTATAATGCGCTGCATGAATTTAACCAGAAGCAGGCCAGGGAGCGAGAAGAGCGAGGAGTTGAGGGGGAGAAAGATGCGAGGGAGACCAAGGAGGAAGCGCGGCAGAGATTGCTCTTTTCACGGGTAACCATGCAGGCAGAGGGTGAGAGAGGAGAAGGGGTTTTATTCGAGGTAAAAAGAGAAGATTTGTCGCTATCGGGGGTATCTCCGGAGAGTATAGCGCCTGGCAAGGTGCCATTTCGATTTGGGGGGAAAAAGCCGAAGTGTTTTTTTGCTTTGCTGAAGAGTTTTATCGGTGCAACGATAATGGGGTTTCCCGCCGAGCCGGAAAAGGTGTACCGGTTATTGAAGAGCAATCCCAGTTTTGCGCGGGTATGTGGATTTATTCCCAGACACGTCAGGGACGAGTATTGCAGTGAGCACATACCAAGCCTTCGGAAGCTGGAGCAGTTTGACCAGATCATGAAAGAAAGCGGGATATGGGCGAGGATAAAAGTGGAAGAGGTGAAAGCGAACATAACGAGTGGGATCATAAGAAAGGAAAATGAGTTGGTGGGAGACACGACCCATTATTACGCGTATTCGGGCTTTGAGACCGTAGTATATAAAGATGCGAGTGGCAAAGAGCAGAAGAAATCGCAGTCAAAGGTAACCAAGAGGTGTGGTTGCGAAGATAAGCAGGGGTGCAGTCATTCGTGGGGATTGAGTGATGATGGGGCGGGGACAATCGTAAAATCCGGGGGGAAGATGTATTGGGGTCACAAGGCAAGTGTGCTTGGGTATCCCCGTCAAGGGATACCCTTAGATGCGCGTGCGATAAAGGATGCGGCGACCTTTGGTGGAATGACCTTATACCCGCACGTGAAGGAAGTCTTTGAGATGTATCCGGAGATTCAACCGTCGGTAGAAAGGGTATTGTATGATAGCGCAGGCGACAGTGATGAAATCAAGAAGAAATTCAGGGAGGATCTGGGTATAGAGGTAAAGGTGTCTTTCAATCCAAGAAGGAAAAAGGAGATCACGGAAGATTTGCCACGAGGAATAGACAAGATTACACCGTATGGTATTCCGGTGTGTAAGGCGGGATACGAGATGGAATATCAGGGGATGAGATACGAACATGAGAAGTTTATCTATCAAGCGCCAAAGGATTCAGACAATGCGCCGGTATGTCGCGCTTGTTATCATCGCGAGGATTGTTGCCCAAACGCTACCGGTGGCAGGAT from Candidatus Brocadia sp. includes these protein-coding regions:
- a CDS encoding cysteine hydrolase, yielding MKKGKSHDKVRYAFLVCDMLNDFVKEGAALEVPRARTIIGNMKKELKKARKNRIPVIYCCDAHKNSDPEFNLWPRHAVRGTDGALVIEQLRPQKRDYRVQKTSYSCFYKTSLDRILKKLGITHVIITGVVTNICVLYTAADAYMRGYKIVVPDHCVAALTIREHQFALQQMKRIFHANVISVL
- a CDS encoding cytochrome c, with product MKLFRLSYIIPVVAGLGLSLGSSAWALTHHTPGDTTKSPYTIFAGLGFAVQESCYYCHGNGGKGTAKGHEYGVPDFTDPAFQSSKTDEGLVKHINAGKGKCPGYQGKMSPEMIEKMVEIVRNFGTK
- a CDS encoding cytochrome c, with the translated sequence MRLKKGIFAGTITLFIAAVSSVSYGQASQGELCKKMWDNFQTMRAMTGLSAASEGDFAKFSAAAKSITADTETSKSKFETDKNYNVLNDEVLYHSNEIDKAAANKDLEEIQVQFRRLTIACRNCHKIYRSELKLVP
- a CDS encoding transposase — protein: MIPLLRNTSQQKPLFHIIHEDDRYLLNTDDAEWFQVLYHFRYERYVGFGVDYYNALHEFNQKQAREREERGVEGEKDARETKEEARQRLLFSRVTMQAEGERGEGVLFEVKREDLSLSGVSPESIAPGKVPFRFGGKKPKCFFALLKSFIGATIMGFPAEPEKVYRLLKSNPSFARVCGFIPRHVRDEYCSEHIPSLRKLEQFDQIMKESGIWARIKVEEVKANITSGIIRKENELVGDTTHYYAYSGFETVVYKDASGKEQKKSQSKVTKRCGCEDKQGCSHSWGLSDDGAGTIVKSGGKMYWGHKASVLGYPRQGIPLDARAIKDAATFGGMTLYPHVKEVFEMYPEIQPSVERVLYDSAGDSDEIKKKFREDLGIEVKVSFNPRRKKEITEDLPRGIDKITPYGIPVCKAGYEMEYQGMRYEHEKFIYQAPKDSDNAPVCRACYHREDCCPNATGGRIINISFDLLPHIDPKDPPMAKRYKAIMSRRPAVERMIKRLKCDFGDDRLTKRGNDSFQAYLDKTMIAFHVLLRN